One region of Citrus sinensis cultivar Valencia sweet orange chromosome 6, DVS_A1.0, whole genome shotgun sequence genomic DNA includes:
- the LOC102607069 gene encoding protein HEADING DATE 3A-like — MSSRERDPLIVGRVVGDVLDNFTRTIPMRITYSNKDVNNGRELKPSEVLNQPRVEIGGDDLRTFYTLVMVDPDAPSPSDPSLREYLHWLVTDIPATTGASFGQEIVNYESPSPTMGIHRFVFVLFRQLGRQTVYAPGWRQNFSTRDFAELYNLGPPVAAVYFNCQRESGSGGRPVRR; from the exons ATGTCTAGCAGGGAGAGAGACCCTCTTATTGTTGGCCGCGTTGTTGGTGATGTTCTTGACAATTTTACAAGAACAATTCCAATGAGGATTACCTATTCAAACAAGGATGTTAATAATGGCCGTGAGCTCAAACCTTCTGAAGTTCTGAACCAGCCTAGGGTTGAAATTGGTGGTGATGATCTTAGGACATTTTATACTTtg GTAATGGTTGATCCTGATGCACCAAGCCCAAGTGACCCCAGCCTTAGGGAGTATTTGCATTG GTTGGTGACTGATATTCCAGCAACCACAGGGGCCAGCTTTG GCCAAGAGATTGTGAACTATGAAAGCCCTAGTCCAACGATGGGGATTCACAGGTTTGTCTTTGTGTTGTTCCGGCAACTTGGGAGGCAGACTGTTTATGCACCAGGGTGGCGTCAGAACTTCAGCACGAGGGATTTTGCTGAGCTTTACAATCTGGGACCTCCGGTGGCCGCTGTCTACTTCAACTGCCAGAGGGAGAGCGGATCCGGCGGAAGGCCTGTCAGACGATGA